TCGACCGCGTGCAGTCAATTTGGCATTCTTATGGCTGTTCACCCTGTCCTCGGCTCGGTTTACTGTTGTCTGTCAACTCCAGCTTTACCGGCTTGAGGCAGGGTGAACAACCTATTGGAACATTACACCTAGGGCATGACGCCGGGGATATGGCCCTGCGGGAGTTCGCGGACAAGCTCAGGGAATTTGCGGACAAGCGGAACGCTCTGGCCTGCCGCTACGGCGGGGATGAATTCGTGCTCTTCGCGCCTGTGCGGGACGACGCCGACATTGAGGCGTTTGCCTGTGAACTGAGCAAAACACAGCGGGGCAGCGTGGAAGGCAATGGCAAGGAGTACGTTTACAGCACAAGCATCGGCATCTGCCCGTATCCGCTTGAGGGCTTTCTGAGTTTTGAAGAAGCGCTGCAGGCTGCGGACCAGGCTCTTTACAAAGCCAAGCAGCGGGGACGGGCAACGTTTGCCGTCTACGAACCCGATGAAAACGCGCGCCGGGGCTGAGCCGCCCAGGCGTGCGGCCGGAAATTTTCTCCCTCTTTTCGTGCCTCCAGCCTCTGTGCGGAGGTTTTTTTCTTATGTTCATTGGCTGAACAAACAATTTGTAACGCGGCCAATAATGCGGATTTTCTTTCATTGGACACGGCTCGTGAAAAATGGAGCAGCAAGAATATTCGTAACATGCCTTCCCAAAAGGAAAAAAATTTACTATGATATTCAAAGGAGTCTCACCTCAAATAGGGTTTCACTGTAGCGTCGCAATAGAGAAAACGCTCCCTGTCGGTCCTCACCATTCACGCGCGGACGAAAATCGCCGTCGGCAATGGATTATGACGTCAGGCAGAGGAGCCCGGCCCGGGCGCTGTTCCCTTGCCTGCGGCGGGGGATTGTCGCGGTTTTATTACTGTAAGGGGTGCAGCGTTGCAAAAGCGTTACTTTCCTATAGCGTTGTTGACAGTCATTCTGGCGGTCCTGGCCGTGGTGGGATATGTGCTGCCCTTGCCTCACGAAGCCGTGC
Above is a genomic segment from Desulfovibrio porci containing:
- a CDS encoding GGDEF domain-containing protein, with protein sequence MQSIWHSYGCSPCPRLGLLLSVNSSFTGLRQGEQPIGTLHLGHDAGDMALREFADKLREFADKRNALACRYGGDEFVLFAPVRDDADIEAFACELSKTQRGSVEGNGKEYVYSTSIGICPYPLEGFLSFEEALQAADQALYKAKQRGRATFAVYEPDENARRG